Genomic segment of Streptomyces sp. NBC_01210:
GAGGCGGTGGCCGGGAAGTTGTCCAGGTACATGGCGTGCAGGTACTCGCCCCGCTCGCCTTCATGGCGGACCTCGATGGCCTGACCGGCCTCGGTGTAGGGCCCGTACCCGGTGACATCGCCCATCCGCATGATCTCGAACCGCACCAGCGGATCGTCGATCTCCAGTGGCTCGGGTACCACGGCGCGCAGCGCTTCGGCGTCGGTGCGGTAGACGATGTTGAGGTACTCGCGGTCGGTGAACCGTGGAACGACCGGCGGGTATGCCGGGTTCACCAGGGGGGTGGCGATGCGCCGGGATACGTCCTGCTGCTTCATGATCTCGTCCTTCCTGAAGCTATTTGCCCTGCCAGACCGGAGTACGGTGCTCCGCGAACGCGGTCATGCCCTCCAGCACATCGGCGGAGGCCATAAGGCCGGCCAGCTCACGGGCCTGTGCGGCGAACGCGTCGGACTCGGGTGCGCCGTCGGCGGCTCGGACGACCCTCTTGACGGCGGCGAGCGCCAGCGGGGCGTTCTCCGCGAGCTGCTCCGCCCACTGCAGCGCGGCTGCGGCGGCGTCGCCGGAAGGCACGACCCGGTTGACGATGCCGAGCCGTGCGGCCCTTTCCCCGGAAATCGGCTCGCCGCTCAGCAGCAGCTCCATGGCCAGGTGGTGAGGGATCCGTTTGGGCAGCCGGATCACACCGCCACCGGCCGCGATCAGACCCCGTTTGACCTCCGGCAGGCCGAACTTCGCGTCTGCCGCCGCGACGATGAGGTCGCAGCCGAGGGCCAGTTCGAAGCCGCCGCCCATCGCCCAGCCCTCCACGGCGGCGATCAACGGCTTGGTGGTCTCGGCCTGGGTCAGGCCGCCGAACCCGCGCCCCGGGACCTCCGGTGATTCCCCGGCCAGCGCGGCCTTGAGGTCCATTCCGGCGCTGAACACGCCCTGGGCGCCGGTCAGCACACCGATCCGCAGATCGGGCTCGGCCTCCAACTCATCGAGCGCGGCGGCGAGTCCGGTGGCGACGGCCGCGTTGACCGCGTTGCGCGCGGCGGGCCGGTCGATGGTGATGAGCAGGCACGCGCCGATGGTCTCGGTGCGCACCTGAGCGGTGGGGTTCATGTGCGGCTCCTTCTTCTCAAATCGATGGGGGTCAGTGCCGGGTGGCGAGCTCGCGGAAGACCTCGTCGGTGTGCTGGCCGGGAAGCGGGGCGAGGCGGCGGATCGAGCCGGGAGTGGCGGAGAAGCGCACCGGGATGCCGACTGTGTGGATGGCGCCCTCGCTCGGGTGCTCGACGACATCGAGCAGATGGCCTTCCCTCACGTACGGGTCCTCGCCCGCACGGTCCAGTTCCAGCACCGGTGCCATCGGAATGCTGTACTTGGCGCAGATACGCTCCCACTCCTCGCTGGTGAAGACGGGCGAGCACTCCTCGACGAGATCCATGAGCGCGTCGATATCGGCATCGGCGATCGCCTCGCCGTTCACCCGCGGGTCCTTGGCGAGATCGGTACGGCCTGCGGAGGTGAAGAAGTCGCGGAAGTTCTGCGGACCGTAGGGGATCACACAGGCAAGGCCGTCCCTGGTGGGCACCGCCCGGTGGCCCTTGGCCATCGAGAGCGGGAACCCGGTGGAGCCCACCGGCGGCTCGAAGACATGGCCCGCGAGGTGCTCCACGAGATTGAACGCGAGGACGGTGTCGGTCATTGGGATCTCGACGTGCTGGCCGGTACCCGCCTTGCTCCGGTGAAGCAGCGCGGCGAGCACCGAGTAGACGATGGTCAGCGCCGAAACCTTGTCGCCGAGAATCGTCGGCAGGTAGACCGGCCGGCCGATCGCCCTGTTCGCCACGTCCACCAGGCCGGAGGCAGCCTGCACCGTCTCGTCGTAGGCGGCGCTGCCGGCCCGCTCGGAGTCACTGCGGAAACCCTGCGCGTGCGCGTAGACCAGGCGCGGGTTGCGCGCGGCGATCTCGGAGTATGCGAGACCGAGGCGGTCCAGCGCGCCGTGGCGCATATTGGTGATCAGCACGTCGGCGGTGTCGATGAGCTTGAGCGCTTGCTCGCGACCGGCCTCGTCCTTCAGATTCAGCGACACGCTTCGCTTGTTGCGGTTGACGTTGAGGTTCAGAGGCGTCATCCCACGGGTGTTGCGGTACTCACCCAGCCGTATGGTGTCCGACGGTGACTCGATCTTGATCACGTCCGCGCCGAGATCGCCCAGGATCTGCGCGGCGTAGGGCCCCATCACCACAGTCGACAGGTCGATCACCCGGACTCCGTCCAGGGGGCCGGTGCTCTTCTCGGCCGTGCTGTCCATCATTACTCCTGCTCTCGCGGCACTTCATTTTGACCGTTCGTCATCGACGTTAGCGTCGAAATGGAGAGCAGGGAATGATCATGTAAAGAACAATGGCATGACCGCAGCGGTCATGCCATTGTCATTATGGTAGAGGGGTATTGACGGCTTGCTCAGACGGAAATCGCGTCGCCGAAAATCTGCCGGGCGCTGGTGATGAGGCTTTCGAGGTCTGCGCCCTCGGCTGCCCGGTCCTTACGGAACAACAGCCCGGTGACCAAGTCGGGTTGGAAGTCATCGACCGGCATGACGACCACGTTGTCCAACCGGTAGAGGTGCATAGGGCTTTCCGGGGAAAGCATAGTCATCGAGAACGCGATGCCACTGGAGATCAATTCGGAAGTACCGGAATAGTCGGCCATGTTGATTCGGATTCTCTTCTTGACTCCAGCGGAATGCAGCCGGGTGTCGATCTCCTCGAAGTATGCCGGAGTGGCGTCATAAGGTGTGGCCACATATGACAGATCCACCAGATCATCGAGCGTGACTGAATTCCGGCCGAGGAACCGGTCGGCCGGGACTGCGGCGCCAAGACGTTCCCTCATGACCTCGATGATCTCGAGCGCAGGTTCGGCGACCGGCAAACGCGCCAGAGCGAGCGCCAGCCTGCCCTCACGGACGGAGGTCACCAGGCTCGCTGTGGTGCCGGGCCAGCGCTTGACCTCGGACATCTCGCGACAGGCATCCTCGAGCAGACGGACGCGGCTGCGCAGAATGGGGTGCACCCCGGGCGGCATACCCATGAACACCGTGCGGCGCTGGCGCCGGACGGCCTCTCGCAGCCGCCATGGTATCGAGTTGACTCGCTCGAGAACCTCGCGCGCCATCGGCAGCAACGCGGCGCCGGCGGGCGTCAGTTCAACCCGGTGCGTGGTGCGCTCGAACAGCACTTGGTCGAGCTCGCGTTCAAGATCTTTGATCCGCTGGCTCAGCGGAGAGGGTGCCATGTGGAGCTTGCGCGCCGCCTGCGAAAAGTTGAGCTCTTCGGCGACGGCCACGAAATAGCGCAGGTGCAGCATCTCCACGCGGTAACAGTACCTGCGGCCCCGCCCCGACAACTCGGGCGGCTTCGCAACCACTTGTGGCCGGCCTCTCCCCTCCATGCGCGGACTCGAGTGGATCTCAGGCGCAAGGCAGCATAGAAACTCACCGCTCATCGGTCTCAGCCTGATCCAGATTGAGTACACCCCGGCCCGGCGGAGCGAAAACTTCCAACGCTGGCAGGGAGAAGATGCTGGCCGGGACGGAGCCGACGAGGGGCCCTGAGACGGCACCGCAGCTGTCGGCACGCGGCCGTCGTGCAGGCACACCAAGGCCGGGGCGGCTCGTCGCCGCTCTCCTGGAAGGGCGGGACGCGATGACGGATGAGGACGGTGAAGCGTCTGCCTTTCCGCGCCTCTTCATCGCTGTGGCCCGCCCGACTGACGGTGACGCAAGTCGAGTCGCAGAACGAGCGGATCATTCGGTGGGCCCGGCCTGCAGGGCCCAGCAGAGGCTTGCTCGCGTCCAACGGCTCAGTGACAGCGGGGTTACGGAACGGACGCTTGCCGGTTCAAGTGGTCAGGGTCGACCGCTGATTCGAGGGTGAGCCTTTGGTTAACGACTCAATCCCGGCGCTTGGCGCCTCGCTGCCAGAGGTGTATTGGCTGGACTCCCCGCTGCAATGCGCTGACGACTGCGTATGGTGTGCGCAGATGTGTCAGTTCGGCGCCCGCGCCCCACAGCTCCCCACAGTCCTTGTGTCTGAGGTAGTGCCCTTGGCGACGCGGACAGGCGCCCGGCGCGGACGGCGATGCTTTCTGCGGCGGTCTGCGCAGTCGTGTCAGCAATACTCGCTGTGACGCTGACGTGATTCCCCAGAGCTGTCACCGGGCGGGCCGCAGCGACCATCTGTCGGGGCTCCCCGCAACGTGGTCGGCCTCATGCCTCCCGTGTACTGGTTGCTCAGTCCGTCGGAATGGCCGGCGGGGTCTCGCCCGCCACGTGTGGGTCGCCCACCTCCGCGGTGTAGTCGGCGGGCGAGGTCTGGTCCGTGCCCGAGGGCGCGTTGACTGCCTTCAGCACGAGGGTCAGCACCAGCGCCACCAACAGATTGAGCACAAAGGCCGTCAGGCCGATGTAGCCGATCTGCCCGATACCCGGGATCTCGGCGGAGCTGCCGCCGAAGTGTGAGCCAGGCTTGGTGCCGGGGACCTCGTACGCCTTCCAGGTGCCGTACCCCATGCCCGCCACTCAGCCGGCCAGCAGCGCCCAGCTCTGGAACCACCGGGTGAACAGACCTGCCACGATGGCCACGAACGTCTGCAGGATCCAGATGCCTCCGAGGAGTTGCAGGTTGATGGCAAACTGTTTGGTCGATTCCGAGAACGAACGCCACCGCGCCGATCTTTACCACCAGCGACGTCACCTTGGAGACGAAGGTCTCCTGCGCGGGAGTGGCGTCCGGCTTGAGGAACTCCTTGTAGACGTTACGGGTGAACAGGTTCGCCGCTGCGATCGACATGATGGCCGCTGGCACCAGTGCGCCGATACCGATCGCGGCGAAGGCCACGCCTGTGAACCAGTCCGGGAACATGACGGCGAACAGCTGCGGCACGGCAAGCTGCGCTTTGTACCCGGTCACGCCCTGGCCGACGCCTGCCGCGATGGCCATGAAGCCCAGCAGTGCCAGCAAGCCCGTGTCCGCGCCGATGCGTTCCCTTCGGCGGCGAGTAGTCGCCCTGGCGCGGTCGAACCTGCGGGACACGACCCGACCGCGCTGAGGCGCCCCTGCCTCGTACGGGTTCAGCTTCTCGTCGCTCGTCACCGTCACGCGTGCCGGTGGGTGCGCCTGTTTCCGGTGATGAGCCGGTAGAGGGCTAGCAGGATCAGGGAGCCGACGATCGCCGCGACCCAGGTGGAGAGGTCGAAGAAGCCGTCGATCGAGTCGACGCCGAAGATGACCTTGCCGAGCCAGCCTCCGAGAAGGCCGCCGGCGATGCCGATGAGCATGGTGATGATGATGCCGCCGGGGTCCTTGCCAGGCATCAGAAGCTTGGCGATCATTCCGGCGAGCAAGCCGATGAGTATCCAGGCGATGATGCCCATGATGATCCTCTCCCGTCTCGGGGATGTACGGCTGAGTTCAGTTATCGTCTGCGCCGGGGAACCGGGTTTAAACAGCGGCATCCACGCCGCCAGGCTCATCCACCGCGATTGGTGACCATCGGCGGACCGAAGGTGATCGGCTTCGGCATCGCCCCCCGCCTTGGATGCCGCCACATCGGCGGCCTGACCTCCACCGGGGCGGTGATCGGCTCGCCCGGCTTCATGTCACCGGAAACAGATCCGGGGCGAGAGACTGACCGAGGCGAGCGCCGAAGGTGCGACGGCGGCGGAGCGGGCGGCCTGGAGACCGGGCCCGGTGATGACGCCCGGATCGACGGCGTGTTCCTCAGTGGCCGGATCGGGTTGTAGGCGATCACTGCTACTCAACTTGATGGGGTGATGTCGGCTTGGTTGGGAGTGCGCCCGTAAACGAGCGCATCTGGCCCACTAGGCGTATATGTGAAGCCATTGGTAGTGCAAACATGGTGCGGTAAGGCAAACCGTGTGGGTGCTCCGTTCCTTCCGGGCCGTGAGCGCGGCCCGGCAGCAGGAGATGCACTGTGAAAGTCCTGCAACCCACGCTGGCGAAGGTGCCGTGGATGCTCGCGGCGCTGGCCCTCGTGGCTGGCGTCCTCCTGGACCTTTTCGCGCCCCAGCCGTACACGGGACTCCCGCTGCTGGCCGCCGCGCCGCTCGTCGCGGGCGCCACGCTCTCCTTCCGCTCCGCCCTCGCCGTCGTGTGTGTCACGTGCGTGGTCTCGGTGGCGGTGGATATCGAACGCGGACGTCCGGCGACGCCATTGTTTGTCGATCTGGCCGTGGTCGGCTTGATCGGCGTGCTGGCTCTCGCGGTCAACCGGCTCATTGTGCGGCAAGGGCGCGATCTGGCGATGGCCAGGGATGTCGCGGAGGCAGTCCAGCGGGCGGTGCTCCCGGACCCGCCGAGTGAGGTCGGGCCGCTGACCGTGGCTGCGGGGTATACGGCGGCGCAGGCCGAGGCGCGGATAGGCGGTGATCTCTTCGCGGTGCAGGAGACGCCGTTCGGGGTGCGGATGATCATCGGAGATGTGCGGGGCAAAGGTATGGCGGCTGTCGCCGCCGTGTCGGTCGCGATCGGAGCGTTCCGTCAGGAGGCCGAGTACGCTCCCACCTTGGTCACGTTGGGTCAGCGGATGGACGAGGCGCTGGCCAGGGCAGCGGCCCGGAGCGGCCCGGTGATCTCCACGGAGGACTTCACCACCGCTGTGCTGGCTGAGGTCTCCGCCGACGGCGAGGTGCTGAGCCTGGTGAACCGCGGGCATCCGCCCCCGTACCTGGTTCACGATGGACAGCTCGTGCGGCTCGACCCGACCGCCCCACAGCTGCCCCTCGGGGTGGGGCTGGGCGATATCACTCCTGCTGCTTCCGTGCCCGTCGATGTGGTGCGGCTGCCCCCGGGGGCCTCGCTGCTGCTGGTGACTGACGGTGTCACCGAGGCGCGGGACAAGCGGGGGACTTTCTATGATCCGGTCTCCTCAGGGCGCATGCGCAGACGGTTCAGGGACCCCGATGCACTGGTGGATGCCCTCACCAAAGACGTCGGCCTCTGGACCGAGGGCGAACACGAGGACGACATGGCCATCCTGGTGGTTTCCCGGCGCCGCCCTCCCCGCGCCGCCTGATCAGGAAGCGAGCCCCACGGCGCCGCCTCCGCTACGGGAACATGACTGCGAGGGGCGTGCTGCAGCAGGGGCCGGTGGTCAGCGGCTGGTTCGGTGGGCGGTGCGAGGATCCCCCCGGTGGCACACACGGTCAGCGGCCCAGGGCTTGCCGCAGCTGCTGCTTGTTCATCGACGAGCGTCCGTCGATGTTGCGCTTCTTGGCCTCCTCGTACAGCTGGTCCCTCGTCGGTCATTGCGCCCCGCCGTGAGAAGGCTCGCCGCCGCGCTGGGATGCGGACTTCTTGTCCTGCGTGGAGGCTTGCTGGCCGTCTTCGACTCCCCAGCCCTGGCCCGCTCCTTGTTGACCGTCCGCGAAGCAATCTCCTTCGCGCGCCCAGGGGAGGCGCCGCGCTTCTCGGTGCTCTCCTTGATGTGCTCGTACTGACGCTCCCGCTTGGGGCTGGAACCTGTCGGCATGACACCTCTCCTTAGTTTCGGACAGCTCAGTCGACCGAGTTGTCTGGACCCACTCAGCACTCACTCAGCGCCTGCCCGCGGCCGACAAACACACACCGACGACCGCAGCAACTACCGCCGAATACCGTTCCGCCCGGGACACCAGACCGCCAATCGGGCGGCAAAGGGCAGCGCCGCGGGGATCCGGGATGGCACCTGTGCGCTAGGCCGAAGGCGTCCTCGGCCTTCGTGCCGCCGTACGAAGCCAGAGTGGAATCGCCTCCCGTGATGTTCTTCCTCCAGTTCTGAAGCACGACGGCGGCCGCGCTGGGCAGTCGAGGGCCTTTTGGCATGAGGCGTTCGAGACTGACGGGAATGTGGGTCGTTCACTCCGGAACATGATCCTGCAAAGGAACACTGTGCGCCTGCGGCTCCAGTTGTCCTTAAACGCGAGAGCCTTCAGCCGCTCGGCGGATGTCTTGAGGTCCTTGAAGCTGTTGCAGCAGTCGCAGACGCCGTCGGACGGTTCGCCGATTCTCCGGTTGAGCAACCGTAGGTGACAATTCCAGCAACCAGCGCGGCGCTTGCCGATGTCCGTTCGCTTCTTCAGCACAGCCGCCATGCCCCTCGAGGTGACTGTCCCGCGGCGGAAATTGTTGTGCCTGCATGAAGATGCGGGGTCCGGGTAGGCGCCGCACCATCGGGAGTACCAACTTGTGCCTGGCGTAAAGGAGATGTGTGGTGCTGATGGCTCACCCTGCGGTGCTGGAGAACCTGATCGAGCAGTACGAGACCTTGAGGGTTCTGCATGCCGAGGACGGCGGCCCGGAGGGCCAGCGGCGCATGGATGACCTCGCCTACACGCTGTGCGTGTCCACCGGCACCCGCGACGTGGATGCCGCGCTGGTCGCCGCCCGCCACCGGCTGCCCGGTGCGCGCCCCGAAGACGACTCCGTCCTCGCAGACTGACATTCCGGTACTCGAACGAGCAGCGCCCGTCCCCGCCCGCCGCGGCGGAGGTGTGGGCTGTTCGCCAGGACATCTGGCCCGACCCGAAGGGCTCTGCTACGTGTGGGGGATGTCCGACATCGATACCTCAGCCCCGCATCCCGTTGCGAGACCCCAAGTTCTCGGCTGTCGCCGCCGCGGCCGCACTTGGGTGGTGACGGTCGGCGGCGACCTCGACACCAAGGCGCTGGCACCGGTGCAGAAGAAGTTCGACGAGCTCCTTTTCGCAGGCGCTAAAGCGATCGTGGTTGACGCCAGGGCGGTGACCTCGGCTGACGCCGGCCTCCTCGCCCTGCTTCTTCCACTGCACCGTCAGACGGCGCTCTATCTGGCCGCCCCCTCCCCGCCTGTCCGGCAGGTGCTCAAGGCGGCTGGCGGTGGAAGCGGCGTGCCGTGCGCGTCATCACTGGGCGAGGCGCTGGATGCGATCGGGACCTGACCGTCGGCCATGGACACCGATCCTGCACCCGAAGACAGAAAAGTCGCCTCGAGCCAACCTCCAGCCGACGAGGTGACGGCTCTGAAGGAGGAAGTGCACCAGCTCCACCAGG
This window contains:
- a CDS encoding crotonase/enoyl-CoA hydratase family protein; this translates as MNPTAQVRTETIGACLLITIDRPAARNAVNAAVATGLAAALDELEAEPDLRIGVLTGAQGVFSAGMDLKAALAGESPEVPGRGFGGLTQAETTKPLIAAVEGWAMGGGFELALGCDLIVAAADAKFGLPEVKRGLIAAGGGVIRLPKRIPHHLAMELLLSGEPISGERAARLGIVNRVVPSGDAAAAALQWAEQLAENAPLALAAVKRVVRAADGAPESDAFAAQARELAGLMASADVLEGMTAFAEHRTPVWQGK
- a CDS encoding CaiB/BaiF CoA transferase family protein, with the protein product MDSTAEKSTGPLDGVRVIDLSTVVMGPYAAQILGDLGADVIKIESPSDTIRLGEYRNTRGMTPLNLNVNRNKRSVSLNLKDEAGREQALKLIDTADVLITNMRHGALDRLGLAYSEIAARNPRLVYAHAQGFRSDSERAGSAAYDETVQAASGLVDVANRAIGRPVYLPTILGDKVSALTIVYSVLAALLHRSKAGTGQHVEIPMTDTVLAFNLVEHLAGHVFEPPVGSTGFPLSMAKGHRAVPTRDGLACVIPYGPQNFRDFFTSAGRTDLAKDPRVNGEAIADADIDALMDLVEECSPVFTSEEWERICAKYSIPMAPVLELDRAGEDPYVREGHLLDVVEHPSEGAIHTVGIPVRFSATPGSIRRLAPLPGQHTDEVFRELATRH
- a CDS encoding LysR family transcriptional regulator, with product MLHLRYFVAVAEELNFSQAARKLHMAPSPLSQRIKDLERELDQVLFERTTHRVELTPAGAALLPMAREVLERVNSIPWRLREAVRRQRRTVFMGMPPGVHPILRSRVRLLEDACREMSEVKRWPGTTASLVTSVREGRLALALARLPVAEPALEIIEVMRERLGAAVPADRFLGRNSVTLDDLVDLSYVATPYDATPAYFEEIDTRLHSAGVKKRIRINMADYSGTSELISSGIAFSMTMLSPESPMHLYRLDNVVVMPVDDFQPDLVTGLLFRKDRAAEGADLESLITSARQIFGDAISV
- a CDS encoding GlsB/YeaQ/YmgE family stress response membrane protein — its product is MGIIAWILIGLLAGMIAKLLMPGKDPGGIIITMLIGIAGGLLGGWLGKVIFGVDSIDGFFDLSTWVAAIVGSLILLALYRLITGNRRTHRHA
- a CDS encoding PP2C family protein-serine/threonine phosphatase translates to MKVLQPTLAKVPWMLAALALVAGVLLDLFAPQPYTGLPLLAAAPLVAGATLSFRSALAVVCVTCVVSVAVDIERGRPATPLFVDLAVVGLIGVLALAVNRLIVRQGRDLAMARDVAEAVQRAVLPDPPSEVGPLTVAAGYTAAQAEARIGGDLFAVQETPFGVRMIIGDVRGKGMAAVAAVSVAIGAFRQEAEYAPTLVTLGQRMDEALARAAARSGPVISTEDFTTAVLAEVSADGEVLSLVNRGHPPPYLVHDGQLVRLDPTAPQLPLGVGLGDITPAASVPVDVVRLPPGASLLLVTDGVTEARDKRGTFYDPVSSGRMRRRFRDPDALVDALTKDVGLWTEGEHEDDMAILVVSRRRPPRAA
- a CDS encoding DUF5133 domain-containing protein, whose translation is MLMAHPAVLENLIEQYETLRVLHAEDGGPEGQRRMDDLAYTLCVSTGTRDVDAALVAARHRLPGARPEDDSVLAD
- a CDS encoding STAS domain-containing protein; this encodes MSDIDTSAPHPVARPQVLGCRRRGRTWVVTVGGDLDTKALAPVQKKFDELLFAGAKAIVVDARAVTSADAGLLALLLPLHRQTALYLAAPSPPVRQVLKAAGGGSGVPCASSLGEALDAIGT